Below is a window of Brachyspira pilosicoli DNA.
GGAGTTTCATAAGGTTTTATACTGCTCACTATAGGATGAGTTAATAATTTATAACCTAAATGTATAAAGTCTCTAACTTTATAGAGAACTCCCATAAAATCCGAATCTGACATATAAATTATTTCTGCATTTCTACTTTTTACTTCTTCAAAAATTTTCGGATTATTTGTTATAATAACGCAACTCATACTACAATATAATATATATTATTTTCCATGTTTGTCAATATATTATTACAACAGCATTCTATTTTTAAACAAAAAAAAAACTAAAAAAAACCATTACTGTTTATAATATTACATTAGATAGTTATTTATAAATTTTTATATATTTTTATTGTGAATTAATAGTCAATAAAAAAATACTTCCTATTTTTACAGTAAACAAAACATAAAAAATAGGAAGTACACCATAAAATAATAATTATTTCTTGTTTGATAGCTTCATTAAAAAATAAACAATAGCTCCTATCACAAGACCGCCCAAACCAAATATAATTTTCTTTAAATCTGATTGTGATAATAACCACAAGCTAACAACTATAGCAATTATAGGAATAACAGGTCCAAGAGGAAGAGTAAAACCTCTCTCCATATCTGGAGCCTTTTTTCTCATCACTGGAACTGCTAAACAAGTAGGAATATACTGAGCAAAACGTGATACAACACTAATAGCTGCTAATGTAGTGAAACTTCCTGTAAGTGTAACCAATGCTGTTAATACAACTGATATTATTACTGCTACATAAGGAACATCTTTAGAATTTCTTTTTGAAATAAAGCTTGGAAGCTGATTTTCATCAGACATAGCAACACCCGCACGAGGAGTTAAAAATGAAGAAGCTACATTAATACCGCCTATAGAAATCAAAGTACCAGCAGTAACCATAGCACCAGCCCATTTACCTAAGAACTTTTCTGCTGCTGTAGCCACTGGTGTACTTGTTGTTGCTAAAGAAGCTCCTAATATACCTATGCTGTTTACCTGAATAAGTATATATATTATAGCTACCAATATCAAAACTATACATATAGCAAGAGGAACATTCTTTTTAGCATTATCCATATCTCCTGCTGCAACACCTATAGATTCAAAACCTGTAAAAGCATAAAATATAAGTAAAGCTGCACTTCCAAATGTACCTTTTAATACAACTTCACCATTTTCAGCCACAGGATTTACAAAGTTTTCACCCTTTATAAAGAAAATACCAACTGCAACAAACAATATTAAAGGTATTAATTTACCAGTTGTTACTATATTATTCATTATTTTGGATATTTTTACTCCCATAATGTTCATTATACCAAGCAAAACAAGTATACTTATAGCAATAACTTTTTGAACTAAAGGATTTTGAGCCGGAGCCCAAACTGCCCCCAATGCTGTAGGAAAACCCATAGCCATAGCAGCCCAAGCAATTATACTTATAGCCCATTTCATTATACCAACTTCAAAACCAACAAACTCGCCAAATGCATCCTTGGCATAAAGATAAGGTCCGCCATTATTCTTATACATTCCTCCCATTTCAGCAAAACATAATGCTATAGAAATAACCAAAAAAGCATCAAATATGATTACCCCTATACTCATTACACCAACTTCAGCATAAGCCTGATTGGGAAGCAAAAAAATACCTGTTCCAACTATAGCATTAATACCAAGTAATACTATACTAAAGAGCCCTAACTTATTACCCGACATAAAAAA
It encodes the following:
- a CDS encoding GrdX family protein, which produces MSCVIITNNPKIFEEVKSRNAEIIYMSDSDFMGVLYKVRDFIHLGYKLLTHPIVSSIKPYETPYKSVALSKGSDLDLYSLELIENSIELTKNFLDKPKRKLTKEIDDDFRLIDYKLVIGAIESIL
- a CDS encoding APC family permease yields the protein MSGNKLGLFSIVLLGINAIVGTGIFLLPNQAYAEVGVMSIGVIIFDAFLVISIALCFAEMGGMYKNNGGPYLYAKDAFGEFVGFEVGIMKWAISIIAWAAMAMGFPTALGAVWAPAQNPLVQKVIAISILVLLGIMNIMGVKISKIMNNIVTTGKLIPLILFVAVGIFFIKGENFVNPVAENGEVVLKGTFGSAALLIFYAFTGFESIGVAAGDMDNAKKNVPLAICIVLILVAIIYILIQVNSIGILGASLATTSTPVATAAEKFLGKWAGAMVTAGTLISIGGINVASSFLTPRAGVAMSDENQLPSFISKRNSKDVPYVAVIISVVLTALVTLTGSFTTLAAISVVSRFAQYIPTCLAVPVMRKKAPDMERGFTLPLGPVIPIIAIVVSLWLLSQSDLKKIIFGLGGLVIGAIVYFLMKLSNKK